In Cinclus cinclus unplaced genomic scaffold, bCinCin1.1 SCAFFOLD_96, whole genome shotgun sequence, a genomic segment contains:
- the LOC134057641 gene encoding uncharacterized protein LOC134057641, with the protein MSDMVRLEAPPPSLRPPRGPHVTRENPALLPPTNHSARSLLDFRVRALFIPSSVPVLPVRAVLARKALPIPSGFSQDRFECSQYWFQHCAGHGHFGTPQGRARLLFSVGTDLGRAGSGGGGGRKEEREEQEGESQEHEEEELQEKEQQQNHSAPPPARSGCSSPNSGSIALPPRNPQCTSQMSSPSRAGGGTCSAVDKWPGGCPHGCFWHGASALTLAQTSPQLCPQLSPYATWTQCSPSWIPLSPRPGTVDFLFQEIQSWTGCQGMPMAPELRHLRPPSCHTGATPGATATPGPSRGDLWCPSGVTGESPAEATSPPQQEEDEKEVRM; encoded by the exons atgtcTGACATGGTGAGGTTGGAG GCCCCGCCGCCATCGCTCCGGCCCCCCCGCGGCCCACACGTGACCAGGGAGAACCCCGCGCTGCTTCCGCCCACCAATCACAGCGCGCGATCGCTCCTGGATTT CCGCGTCCGGGCGCTGTTTATTCCCAGTTccgtcccagtgctcccagtaagagcggtCCTAGCACGGAAAGCGCTCCCAATTCCTTCCGGGTTCTCTCAGGATCGCTTCGAGTGCTCCCAGTATTGGTTCCAGCACTGTGCAGGGCACGGCCACTTTGGAAccccccagggcagagcacggCTGCTTTTCAGTGTCGGCACCGAcctgggccgggctgggagcggaggagggggaggaaggaaagaggagcgggaagaacaagaaggggaaagtcaggaacatgaggaagaggagctgcaagagaaagagcagcagcagaaccactcggctcccccgcccgcccgctcaGGCTGCAGTTCCCCCAACTCTGGCAGCATCGCCCTGCCCCCCCGGAACCCACAG TGCACCAGCCAGATGtcatcacccagcagggcaggaggtggaacttgTTCGGCTGTTGACAAGTGGCCCGGAG gatgtccccatggctgcTTCTGGCACGGAGCATCTGCActcaccctggcacag acatctccccagctgtgtccccaactGTCCCCCTATGCCACATGGACTCAGTGCTCACCATCCTGGATACCCTTGAGTCCCCGGCCTGGGACTGTGGATTTCCTCTTCCAAGAGATTCAGAGCTGGACCGGCTGCCAGGGGATGCCGATGGCACCAGAGCTCAGG catctcaggcCCCCCAGCTGTCACACTGGGGCGACTCCAGGAGCCACTGCAACCCCAGGCCCCTCGAGGGGTGACCTGTGGTGTCCCTCTGGTGTCACTGGCGAGTCCCCAGCAGAAGCAACatcacctcctcagcaggaggaagaCGAGAAGGAGGTGAGGATGTGA